One segment of bacterium DNA contains the following:
- a CDS encoding NAD-dependent epimerase/dehydratase family protein: MSKKIERILVTGACGQIGTELCFALGEKYGAENVIASDIRPSEEVNIKNIGAYEFCDVTKYEQIAAIIDQHKIDTVFHMAAILSAVGEKNPFLCWDVNMNGTINTLKCAIDKNLTRVIIPSSIAAFGPDTPRDNTPNDTILRPTSMYGVTKVCAERLCDYYVKRFGIDVRGLRYPGIISSETLPGGGTTDYAVEIYYKAVSEGSYQCFLSENTMLPMMYMPDCIKATLDLAEAPLEKIEHHSDFNLAAFSVTPAGITESIKKYIPEFNCTYKPDYRQPIADSWPNSIDDSIARNEWDWKPDWDLDSMTRDMLEKLKKRFEEGKLY, translated from the coding sequence ATGTCTAAAAAAATCGAGAGAATACTAGTTACCGGGGCTTGCGGTCAGATAGGCACAGAACTCTGTTTTGCACTCGGAGAAAAATATGGTGCGGAGAATGTTATCGCCTCCGATATTCGACCCTCAGAAGAGGTTAATATCAAAAATATTGGGGCATACGAGTTTTGCGATGTTACTAAATATGAGCAGATAGCTGCTATTATTGACCAACACAAAATCGATACAGTCTTCCACATGGCCGCTATACTTTCGGCGGTTGGCGAGAAGAATCCCTTTCTCTGTTGGGATGTAAACATGAACGGCACTATCAATACACTAAAATGCGCGATAGATAAGAATCTTACACGGGTAATTATTCCTTCTTCCATTGCCGCTTTTGGCCCCGATACTCCACGAGATAACACACCAAATGACACAATACTTCGCCCTACCTCTATGTATGGCGTTACCAAGGTCTGTGCTGAAAGGCTTTGCGATTATTACGTTAAGCGCTTCGGTATAGATGTTCGGGGCCTACGCTATCCAGGTATTATCTCATCTGAGACCTTGCCGGGTGGTGGCACGACCGATTACGCCGTGGAGATATATTATAAAGCTGTCTCTGAAGGCTCTTATCAATGCTTTCTCTCGGAAAACACTATGCTTCCGATGATGTACATGCCCGACTGCATCAAGGCCACGCTAGACCTTGCTGAAGCGCCCCTGGAAAAAATTGAGCATCACAGCGACTTTAATCTCGCCGCATTTAGTGTAACACCCGCCGGAATCACCGAGAGTATTAAAAAGTATATTCCTGAATTTAATTGCACGTATAAACCTGATTATCGTCAACCTATAGCCGATTCATGGCCGAATAGCATCGATGACTCGATTGCACGAAACGAGTGGGATTGGAAACCAGACTGGGATCTCGATTCTATGACGCGCGATATGTTGGAAAAGTTAAAGAAAAGGTTTGAAGAAGGTAAGCTTTATTAA
- a CDS encoding acetate uptake transporter yields MDNKLANPAPLGLMGFGMTTVLLNIHNAGFFPLGSMILAMGIFYGGLAQIFAGILEFKKGNTFGVTAFCSYGLFWLTLVVLLVMPNMGIAKPPTQFVGWYLFMWGLFTFGMWFGTWGKNRALQFVFFSLTILFWLLAIRDWTGNQLIGTIAGFEGIICGFSAMYLAIAEVLHESHGRFVLPIGEIKKK; encoded by the coding sequence ATGGACAATAAACTCGCTAATCCCGCACCGCTTGGTCTTATGGGATTCGGTATGACTACTGTGCTTCTAAACATCCATAATGCAGGGTTTTTCCCGCTTGGTTCGATGATATTAGCCATGGGTATTTTTTACGGTGGCTTGGCACAGATATTCGCCGGTATTCTTGAATTTAAAAAAGGCAACACCTTCGGAGTAACAGCATTTTGCAGCTATGGCCTTTTCTGGCTAACTCTTGTTGTACTTCTCGTGATGCCGAACATGGGTATTGCTAAACCTCCGACGCAGTTTGTTGGTTGGTATCTGTTTATGTGGGGATTGTTTACATTCGGAATGTGGTTCGGTACCTGGGGCAAGAATCGGGCATTGCAATTTGTTTTTTTTAGCTTGACCATTCTCTTTTGGCTTCTCGCCATTCGCGATTGGACAGGAAACCAACTTATCGGAACCATTGCAGGGTTCGAGGGCATCATCTGCGGTTTTTCAGCAATGTATCTTGCTATTGCCGAAGTTTTGCATGAAAGCCATGGAAGGTTTGTTCTCCCTATCGGCGAAATCAAGAAAAAATAG
- a CDS encoding holo-ACP synthase, producing MILGIGIDIIDIPRIERITEEYGEDIINRIFAKNEIVYCNSKKNPAINYAGRFAAKEAFLKAIGTGLRGGIKWKDISVVKDEFGRPFLSLSNKAKEAADKLGVNKIHVSLSHTAGNAIAMVVLEG from the coding sequence ATGATTCTCGGAATCGGAATTGATATAATAGACATCCCTCGTATAGAACGGATCACTGAAGAATACGGCGAGGATATTATTAATCGCATCTTCGCGAAAAACGAGATAGTCTATTGCAATAGTAAAAAGAATCCAGCTATTAATTATGCAGGAAGGTTTGCCGCAAAGGAGGCCTTTTTAAAGGCCATAGGAACTGGTCTTCGCGGGGGTATAAAGTGGAAAGATATATCCGTTGTGAAAGACGAATTCGGTCGCCCTTTTTTGAGTTTGTCAAACAAAGCTAAGGAGGCTGCGGATAAACTCGGCGTTAATAAGATTCATGTATCTTTGAGCCATACTGCGGGAAACGCCATTGCGATGGTTGTTTTGGAGGGTTAA
- a CDS encoding bifunctional UDP-3-O-[3-hydroxymyristoyl] N-acetylglucosamine deacetylase/3-hydroxyacyl-ACP dehydratase — MKKMQCTIKREVSIEGVGLHTGKPVKLTFRPAPPNTWAVFVREDVDPPQRILASVTNATGEHVRGTTLANSEGYRVTTIEHVLAACAGLQIDNIEIALSAEEPPVLDGSAKEFADKLLEAGIVEQDVERQFFVVKEVIQYNNIGRQTDIHVVPFDGYRLTFMVDYHNPALGTQYTTLVDIEEEFLEEFSSARTFCFLSEVEDLLKAGLIKGGDPENALVIIDKEFTENDDRFLRDNFHINEKTKLKIEDSPLLCGVKQRFYNEPVRHKVLDLLGDMHLLGFPIKGFVLGARSGHSANIELVKLIKKQKDKLEIAGQFGSGKKRAILDAKAIMKILPHRYPFLMVDEVVDFEKGKWAITRKNVTANEFFFQGHFPGYPIMPGVLLAEALAQTGAFLLMDGFDDPERYVTYFLGIDKLRFRREVTPGDTLVFRVDMINFKHGLCKFDGKAFVDGDLVCQGEFMTMAVKRQKASG, encoded by the coding sequence ATGAAAAAAATGCAATGTACCATAAAGCGCGAAGTGAGTATTGAGGGCGTGGGCCTTCATACAGGAAAACCCGTGAAACTGACTTTTAGGCCTGCGCCGCCTAATACATGGGCTGTGTTCGTGCGCGAGGATGTCGATCCACCGCAAAGAATTTTAGCATCGGTGACCAATGCCACTGGCGAGCATGTTCGCGGAACTACGCTTGCCAACTCCGAGGGCTATCGCGTTACAACTATCGAGCATGTCCTTGCCGCCTGCGCCGGCCTTCAGATAGACAATATTGAGATTGCTCTCTCCGCTGAAGAGCCGCCTGTGCTCGATGGCAGTGCTAAGGAATTCGCAGACAAGCTTCTCGAAGCTGGTATAGTCGAGCAGGATGTCGAAAGGCAATTCTTCGTTGTCAAAGAGGTTATTCAATACAATAATATCGGGCGTCAAACCGATATCCATGTGGTGCCTTTCGATGGTTACCGATTAACATTTATGGTAGATTATCACAATCCAGCCCTCGGAACACAATACACTACTCTGGTCGATATCGAGGAGGAATTCCTTGAGGAATTCTCCTCAGCACGTACATTCTGCTTTCTCTCGGAGGTCGAGGACCTCCTTAAAGCGGGGCTTATCAAGGGCGGCGATCCGGAGAATGCTCTTGTTATTATCGACAAGGAATTCACCGAGAACGATGATAGATTCCTCAGAGATAATTTCCATATAAACGAGAAAACGAAGCTTAAGATTGAAGATAGTCCGCTGCTTTGTGGTGTCAAACAGCGCTTCTACAACGAACCTGTGCGACATAAAGTCCTGGACTTATTGGGAGACATGCATCTCCTTGGCTTCCCCATTAAAGGATTTGTTTTAGGCGCGCGTTCTGGCCACTCGGCGAATATCGAGCTAGTTAAACTTATCAAAAAACAGAAGGATAAACTAGAAATAGCCGGCCAGTTCGGATCGGGAAAAAAGCGCGCTATCCTCGATGCGAAAGCAATAATGAAAATACTCCCTCATCGCTATCCATTTCTCATGGTTGACGAAGTCGTCGATTTTGAAAAGGGTAAATGGGCGATCACGCGCAAGAATGTCACTGCAAACGAGTTCTTTTTTCAGGGACACTTCCCGGGATATCCGATAATGCCCGGTGTGCTTCTCGCCGAAGCTCTCGCTCAAACCGGAGCGTTCCTGCTCATGGATGGTTTCGATGATCCAGAGCGTTATGTTACCTATTTCCTCGGAATCGACAAATTACGTTTCCGAAGGGAAGTTACTCCGGGCGATACACTCGTTTTTCGGGTGGACATGATCAATTTTAAGCATGGTTTATGTAAATTTGATGGCAAAGCTTTTGTCGATGGCGATTTAGTTTGTCAGGGCGAATTTATGACTATGGCTGTGAAACGGCAAAAAGCATCCGGGTGA
- the pyk gene encoding pyruvate kinase gives MKNLRRTKIIATIGPVSSNRKMLEGLIKAGVNAFRLNFSHGSIQEHERTIALIKEVRKNLRVPVSILQDLGGQKIRLGDLKEPSIKLEAGSKIIFDSTLEYNVGNRLPVNHKNFANDVEKGHYLFLADGSIEVKIIDVRPPEVECEVIVDGTLTSRKGINYPDGSFDVPAVTQKDIDDFKLGISLGIDFVSPSFVRSAEDLEPLLDIARAVDKYIPFIVKIEKHEAVEHLNEIVRISDGVIVARGDLGVEVQQEKVPGIQKRIIHEANLRGKPVVIATQMLASMTRNPRPTRAEVADIANAILDGADMLLLSEETAIGKYPIKAVETMAQIAIETEKDYHFLRRFRKEEIPQEISVPMAVSGSAAGLSRTLNAPVIICPTSSGFTAKMISCYRPEAMIYALTHKKDTFHRLGSFWGVIPKEIPEIDDFDELIRISLDTAAKQGLIEKGDHYVITAGFPFNSGSATNVIKAGEYATPKMELPRFGL, from the coding sequence ATGAAGAATTTGAGAAGAACAAAAATTATTGCCACAATCGGACCGGTTTCATCGAATCGCAAGATGCTTGAAGGTCTTATTAAGGCTGGAGTTAACGCATTCAGGCTTAATTTTTCTCACGGTAGCATCCAAGAACACGAACGCACGATTGCTCTTATTAAAGAAGTAAGAAAAAACCTTAGGGTTCCTGTTAGTATATTGCAGGATTTAGGCGGGCAGAAGATTAGGCTTGGAGACCTAAAGGAACCATCGATTAAACTGGAAGCGGGCTCGAAAATAATATTTGATTCTACACTCGAGTATAATGTAGGAAATCGTTTACCTGTAAATCATAAGAACTTTGCCAATGATGTAGAAAAGGGCCATTATCTTTTTCTTGCCGATGGTTCGATCGAGGTTAAGATAATCGATGTTAGACCTCCGGAGGTAGAATGTGAAGTCATTGTGGATGGAACATTAACCTCGCGAAAAGGAATTAATTATCCAGATGGTTCATTCGATGTGCCTGCGGTCACTCAAAAGGACATCGATGACTTCAAATTGGGCATTTCTCTTGGGATCGATTTTGTATCACCCTCTTTTGTGCGCTCTGCAGAAGACTTAGAACCGCTCTTAGACATTGCTCGTGCTGTTGATAAATACATACCTTTTATTGTAAAAATTGAGAAACACGAGGCAGTCGAGCACCTGAATGAGATAGTTCGGATATCCGATGGGGTTATCGTTGCCCGAGGCGATTTAGGTGTTGAGGTTCAGCAAGAAAAGGTCCCGGGGATTCAAAAAAGAATAATCCATGAAGCTAACTTACGCGGTAAACCGGTTGTCATAGCTACACAGATGCTTGCTTCGATGACAAGAAATCCACGACCCACCAGAGCGGAGGTTGCCGATATTGCTAATGCAATTCTCGATGGGGCAGATATGCTACTTCTTTCAGAGGAAACTGCAATCGGTAAATACCCGATAAAGGCTGTCGAGACAATGGCTCAAATAGCCATCGAGACCGAAAAGGATTATCATTTTCTTAGGCGATTCCGCAAGGAGGAAATCCCTCAGGAGATTTCAGTGCCTATGGCTGTGTCCGGTTCGGCGGCAGGTTTATCTCGAACTCTTAACGCACCTGTCATTATATGTCCCACCAGTAGTGGTTTCACTGCGAAGATGATTTCATGTTATCGCCCTGAGGCAATGATTTATGCCCTTACTCATAAAAAAGATACTTTTCACCGTCTCGGCTCATTTTGGGGGGTTATCCCAAAGGAAATACCAGAGATTGACGATTTCGATGAACTGATTAGAATATCATTAGATACAGCAGCAAAACAAGGGCTTATCGAAAAAGGCGATCATTACGTTATTACAGCCGGATTTCCCTTTAACTCCGGTTCTGCAACCAATGTAATTAAGGCTGGCGAATACGCTACTCCAAAAATGGAGTTACCTCGATTCGGTCTTTAA
- a CDS encoding T9SS type A sorting domain-containing protein — MKIKNPILAALIAAISIFAQSGDVQIEEIIKSDDCETIYTMVCVFDSLGRYTPELELEDFSFSENGTPVVPPSIRQLNECPAPYIDIVLLMDFSGSMDDDVSTFSSALSIFTAGLAGIDYRICIAIFNGCPAEINGLRHMVLTDFSAAPPCTVGTDMWADNPTDFYMLFQATLFYYSLPWALRGSGHEDQYGALHWIIDTLDWRPGCHKAVVMFTDEEVQIVSPPCLPYYDYSDSSLYQIMDYCSSDSVTFFAVCPPDSDMEWYPLSGDSPDRAYYAGYRVLAESTGGIWSDLYDAEYSAMVESLGLALGNIPCCYEFEYLTSKFCELTDVIFNVVVENSVDFIGWDDSTYNSFCEPRIDILMPSPCGGITSCANQWIKVLHTNPEYGYITDYNLGIKVDGIEVAFDVSIAGDTMFFFPETTFAHRDTVVFEFVELVNNWGCIGVESPCTFYVDLQPPELIYHYPSEDDTLFVGEVSISANLIDEFSGISPLSIPARIDVTMDSDTLDTSGPIWTLHEDTAIVSIDTVIIERSGVIRVCISELFDSPDYCYCSPNQMEPTCWEFFAAAASREVGFPIMFGAPCDTVLIPLSIDGLEMSVIGSAEMTFTVDPNVLIPLGLVTSGTLTDGWLVDTIDIDEETGLVSATIIGAPLSSGSGGDFLFLRAIVNCDALGGQYTSIDITGFEFNLGFPLVETSDGFFYVTLTPEVFTCDLYLNRTHLPNHFDRVVTFGATWGAGDSYDYGIDIIDVPAPDWMVDGRFVFDDAAYPHIAGLLRDIRCPFPPRAWNLATFDEPNGTIHWNPADLPEGEFRLEGIVDMKRDSTATYGLNDTLLIEWFFPEFTYCSLTVHNGWNMVSSPVLPTVVPAQEVFNTMLSVYRYSNEMASYRNAELIQEGQGYWIWADSSYAIMTVGGRLDSYSRIVFNGWNLIGAPFEAVSISEIEIFPSGGIIGDIFAWDGSEYYSTDSLRPGCAYWLLSSSDGILEVPFDGSRKFQPKIPIEWTGTIEIIADGEMATLSIAYSPMSNSDLCSGDIAIPPLTPYSSERIATLIKGDIQLSTSASDGEWTILLREEAIIRINVPVMGEMFIDDKRVNDNPVSIGVGLHKLKFKNILPEEMTLIGCYPNPFNTTATILLTLPSEKGVRLEVFDISGRRVNSFDREMSAGLNRITWDGLADDGSQLPSGLYLFRAATGVDEDIIMGMLIK; from the coding sequence ATGAAAATAAAAAATCCAATCTTGGCGGCTTTAATAGCCGCCATTTCAATTTTCGCTCAGTCAGGTGATGTCCAAATCGAGGAAATAATCAAATCAGACGATTGCGAAACAATTTACACGATGGTTTGCGTTTTCGATTCCCTCGGACGATATACACCCGAACTTGAATTGGAGGATTTCTCTTTTTCTGAAAATGGAACACCTGTTGTTCCACCAAGTATTAGGCAACTTAATGAATGCCCGGCACCATACATCGATATTGTTCTCCTAATGGATTTTTCTGGCTCGATGGACGACGATGTTTCGACTTTTTCTTCGGCGCTATCGATATTCACTGCCGGTCTCGCCGGCATTGATTATCGTATTTGTATTGCCATCTTTAATGGATGTCCTGCGGAGATAAATGGTCTTAGACATATGGTGTTGACGGATTTTTCCGCCGCGCCGCCTTGCACTGTTGGAACGGACATGTGGGCTGATAATCCTACAGATTTTTACATGCTATTTCAGGCAACGCTGTTCTATTATTCACTCCCATGGGCATTGAGAGGAAGTGGTCATGAGGACCAATACGGTGCTCTTCACTGGATAATCGATACACTCGATTGGCGTCCTGGTTGTCATAAAGCTGTCGTCATGTTCACAGATGAGGAAGTGCAGATTGTTTCGCCACCATGTTTGCCATATTACGACTATTCCGATTCTTCTCTGTATCAAATCATGGATTACTGCTCGAGTGATTCCGTAACTTTTTTTGCGGTATGCCCACCCGATTCCGATATGGAGTGGTATCCTCTTTCTGGCGATAGTCCGGATCGAGCTTATTATGCCGGATACCGTGTTCTTGCTGAGTCAACCGGTGGTATCTGGAGTGACCTATATGATGCTGAATACAGCGCAATGGTAGAGAGTCTCGGGCTTGCCTTGGGAAATATACCTTGTTGTTACGAATTTGAATATCTAACGTCCAAGTTTTGCGAACTTACAGATGTTATTTTCAATGTTGTTGTGGAGAATAGTGTTGATTTCATAGGTTGGGACGATTCGACATACAACAGTTTCTGTGAACCGCGCATTGATATACTAATGCCTTCCCCTTGTGGAGGCATAACCTCATGTGCTAACCAATGGATAAAAGTGCTTCACACTAACCCAGAATATGGTTATATAACTGATTATAATCTTGGAATTAAAGTGGACGGAATCGAAGTGGCTTTCGATGTTTCTATAGCCGGTGATACCATGTTCTTTTTTCCAGAAACAACATTTGCACATCGTGATACTGTTGTTTTCGAGTTCGTGGAATTGGTCAATAATTGGGGATGCATTGGAGTGGAATCTCCGTGCACATTTTATGTTGATCTTCAGCCTCCGGAGCTTATCTATCATTACCCGAGCGAAGACGATACTCTTTTCGTAGGGGAAGTTTCGATCAGTGCAAATCTAATAGATGAATTTTCAGGAATATCGCCGTTGTCAATTCCTGCACGAATCGATGTAACAATGGATTCAGACACGCTCGATACTTCAGGGCCCATCTGGACTCTACACGAAGATACCGCTATTGTAAGCATTGATACTGTAATAATTGAGCGAAGCGGGGTCATTCGGGTATGTATCTCCGAGTTATTTGATTCGCCGGATTATTGTTATTGTTCACCAAACCAGATGGAACCAACATGCTGGGAGTTTTTTGCCGCTGCAGCAAGTCGCGAGGTTGGGTTCCCTATCATGTTTGGTGCGCCATGTGATACAGTATTGATTCCCCTTTCTATCGACGGTCTCGAAATGTCTGTTATCGGTTCGGCTGAGATGACATTCACCGTCGATCCTAATGTTCTTATTCCGCTTGGACTTGTGACTTCAGGAACACTCACGGATGGTTGGTTAGTGGATACTATCGATATTGATGAAGAAACTGGTTTAGTCAGTGCGACAATAATTGGTGCCCCGCTTTCCAGTGGCTCCGGTGGCGATTTTCTTTTCTTGCGTGCAATTGTTAACTGCGACGCATTAGGAGGTCAATATACTTCAATAGATATAACCGGTTTCGAGTTCAATCTGGGCTTCCCATTAGTCGAGACCTCAGATGGTTTCTTCTATGTTACGCTTACGCCCGAGGTTTTCACTTGCGATTTATATCTTAATAGAACACATCTACCCAATCATTTTGATAGAGTTGTTACCTTTGGGGCAACATGGGGTGCTGGAGATTCTTATGACTATGGTATTGACATTATCGATGTTCCCGCTCCAGATTGGATGGTAGATGGCCGTTTTGTCTTCGATGACGCCGCTTATCCTCATATAGCAGGGCTTTTGCGTGATATTCGTTGTCCTTTTCCACCGAGAGCATGGAATCTTGCGACTTTCGATGAGCCAAACGGCACAATTCATTGGAATCCAGCAGATTTGCCGGAGGGTGAATTCCGCCTTGAAGGGATTGTCGATATGAAACGAGATTCAACGGCAACTTACGGTTTAAATGATACACTTCTTATCGAATGGTTCTTCCCAGAATTCACCTATTGTTCACTTACAGTTCACAATGGATGGAATATGGTTAGCAGTCCTGTTCTTCCGACCGTGGTTCCCGCCCAAGAAGTTTTTAACACTATGCTAAGTGTTTATCGCTATTCCAATGAAATGGCAAGCTATCGCAATGCCGAATTGATTCAGGAGGGTCAAGGTTATTGGATATGGGCGGATTCATCCTACGCGATAATGACTGTTGGCGGAAGACTCGATTCCTATTCTCGGATTGTATTTAATGGATGGAATCTTATTGGCGCGCCGTTTGAAGCGGTTTCTATTAGCGAAATTGAAATATTTCCTTCGGGAGGAATCATTGGGGATATATTTGCTTGGGATGGTTCAGAATATTATTCCACCGACTCGCTTCGCCCTGGATGCGCGTATTGGCTGCTTTCCAGTTCGGATGGAATTTTGGAGGTTCCTTTCGATGGTTCTCGGAAATTCCAGCCCAAAATTCCAATCGAGTGGACTGGAACTATCGAAATTATAGCAGATGGAGAAATGGCCACACTTTCAATAGCTTATTCGCCCATGTCAAATTCGGATTTGTGTTCAGGCGATATCGCAATTCCACCTCTCACTCCATATTCCTCAGAGCGGATAGCAACGCTGATAAAAGGAGATATTCAGCTTTCTACTTCGGCTTCCGATGGCGAATGGACTATATTACTTCGTGAGGAGGCGATAATTAGGATTAATGTTCCGGTGATGGGGGAGATGTTCATCGATGATAAACGAGTTAATGATAATCCCGTATCTATTGGTGTAGGATTACATAAATTGAAGTTTAAAAATATTCTTCCAGAAGAGATGACATTGATTGGTTGTTATCCTAACCCATTTAATACTACAGCTACGATTCTTTTAACATTGCCCTCGGAAAAGGGAGTTAGGCTCGAGGTTTTCGATATATCTGGCAGGAGGGTTAATTCTTTCGATCGAGAGATGTCTGCTGGGTTGAACAGAATAACCTGGGATGGTTTAGCTGATGATGGCTCTCAGTTACCTAGCGGCCTCTATCTTTTTCGTGCAGCGACTGGTGTTGACGAGGATATAATTATGGGAATGCTAATAAAATAG